Proteins from one Nitrososphaera sp. genomic window:
- a CDS encoding 50S ribosomal protein L13 gives MADKKSGASKPAGGQRQLIVVDATNCIAGRMCSHVSKLLLNGNRVAIVNAEKAMLSGNRYKTIELYKEHLEINSVTNPIHGPFHPRRPDTMLTKMVRGMVPKRKTSGVEAHKRLRVYIGVPEEIKSSKMESFEDSKITKPESYYISVGDVAKQIGWKGI, from the coding sequence TTGGCTGACAAAAAGTCGGGCGCAAGCAAGCCTGCAGGCGGACAGAGACAGTTGATAGTTGTTGACGCAACAAATTGCATCGCAGGCAGGATGTGTTCGCATGTTTCCAAATTGTTGCTTAATGGAAACAGGGTCGCTATCGTAAACGCAGAGAAGGCAATGCTTTCTGGAAACCGCTACAAAACAATCGAACTGTACAAAGAGCACCTGGAAATAAACTCGGTGACTAACCCCATTCATGGTCCGTTCCATCCTCGCCGGCCTGATACCATGCTTACAAAAATGGTGAGAGGAATGGTTCCAAAGCGCAAAACAAGCGGCGTTGAAGCCCACAAAAGGCTCCGGGTGTACATAGGGGTACCCGAGGAGATAAAAAGCTCCAAGATGGAGTCATTCGAGGACTCGAAGATTACCAAGCCCGAATCATATTATATCTCCGTAGGCGACGTTGCAAAGCAGATAGGGTGGAAAGGAATTTGA
- a CDS encoding 50S ribosomal protein L18e: MMAFNTLVDNSVWTLRNAYKKSKSPIWKALEREISGPKNNRREVNLGRLSQITKDGETVVIGGKVLGTGSMDHKLTVCSFSMSEVAAKKIVEAGGRVINFEQLVKTNPDGKGVRIIG, encoded by the coding sequence ATGATGGCGTTTAATACGCTTGTTGATAATTCCGTGTGGACACTGCGTAACGCTTACAAGAAAAGCAAGTCTCCTATCTGGAAGGCGCTCGAGCGGGAAATTTCTGGACCAAAGAACAACAGGAGAGAGGTAAACCTGGGTCGTCTGTCCCAAATAACAAAAGACGGAGAGACAGTTGTAATTGGGGGCAAAGTACTCGGCACAGGCAGCATGGACCACAAATTGACCGTGTGTTCATTCTCAATGTCCGAAGTAGCCGCAAAAAAGATTGTCGAGGCAGGCGGCCGAGTCATTAATTTTGAACAGTTGGTAAAGACAAACCCTGATGGGAAGGGAGTGAGGATAATTGGCTGA
- a CDS encoding DNA-directed RNA polymerase subunit D, which translates to MASPSIEVIEKSDEKITLKFTNTPRQYVNSLRRLAISEVPTLAIDDVVILENSSVMHDEALAHRLGLIPLKTDPSRFVMPHDCDCKSTLGCSKCRVLLVVDAEASDKSRVVSSGELVSEDEQVKPVSRDIPIVVLAPSQKLKFEAYARLGIGKDHAKWQPTAAAIVKDGADENEIILTIESNGSIAAEDILMLACDRLISKVKEFKQTMGSLKVPKSA; encoded by the coding sequence GTGGCCTCGCCGTCTATCGAAGTTATCGAAAAGTCGGATGAAAAGATCACGTTAAAGTTTACCAATACTCCTCGGCAGTACGTAAACTCGCTACGCCGACTTGCAATCAGCGAGGTACCTACCCTTGCCATTGACGACGTTGTAATTCTTGAAAATTCTTCGGTTATGCACGATGAGGCGCTGGCCCACCGGCTCGGACTCATACCTCTAAAGACCGATCCTTCAAGATTCGTAATGCCTCACGACTGCGACTGCAAGAGCACTCTTGGCTGTAGCAAATGCCGCGTTCTCTTGGTTGTAGACGCCGAAGCTAGCGACAAGAGCCGGGTTGTAAGTTCCGGCGAGCTTGTCTCTGAAGACGAACAGGTAAAGCCCGTTAGCAGGGACATCCCAATAGTCGTCCTGGCACCTAGCCAGAAGCTAAAGTTTGAAGCCTACGCAAGGCTTGGGATTGGCAAAGACCATGCAAAGTGGCAGCCCACAGCGGCAGCAATTGTCAAAGACGGGGCTGACGAGAATGAGATAATACTGACCATCGAATCCAACGGTTCCATCGCTGCTGAGGACATATTGATGCTTGCTTGTGACAGACTAATTTCAAAGGTCAAGGAATTCAAGCAAACCATGGGCTCGCTCAAAGTTCCAAAGAGCGCCTAG